A genomic stretch from Arachis stenosperma cultivar V10309 chromosome 3, arast.V10309.gnm1.PFL2, whole genome shotgun sequence includes:
- the LOC130966889 gene encoding uncharacterized protein LOC130966889, translating into MNRLICDKLRYDRRQSAIEHETYMQYLTDEQIVVYQKVIEAVQNSNGGVFFLYGYRGTGKTFVWKTLASALRSRSQVVLTVASSGIASLLLPGGRTTHSHFAIPLNLDEFSTCNISQGSALAELLIKTMLIIWDEAPW; encoded by the coding sequence ATGAATAGGTTAATTTGTGATAAGCTCCGATATGATAGAAGACAGTCGGCTATAGAGCATGAAACTTACATGCAATACCTAACTGATGAGCAAATAGTTGTCTACCAAAAAGTCATAGAGGCTGTTCAGAATAGCAACGGCGGAGTATTCTTTCTATATGGTTACAGGGGGACTGGAAAAACCTTTGTTTGGAAGACATTAGCGTCTGCATTGAGATCAAGGTCACAAGTTGTGCTTACTGTTGCTTCAAGTGGGATTGCATCTCTACTATTACCTGGTGGTCGAACAACACATTCACATTTTGCAATCCCACTAAACTTAGATGAATTCTCAACTTGCAACATAAGTCAGGGTAGCGCATTGGCTGAGCTATTAATTAAAACAATGCTAATCATTTGGGATGAGGCCCCATGGTGA